Below is a window of Thermoplasmata archaeon DNA.
CGGTCGAAGACCTGTTCCCGTACCTCGACGCCCCGAGCCGCTCGAGCTTCGGGGTCACGCACCGGCTCGCCCTCGCCCCGTACGACCGGACGGCCCTCACCGACATCCTGGAGGAGCGGGCGCGCCTGGCGCTCAGACCGGGCCGCGTGGAGCGCGAGGTCCTCGATCAGGTCGCCCGCATCGCGGCGCCCAACGGCGACGCCCGCTTCGCGCTCGAGATCCTCGCCGGCGCGGCCCACGCCGCCGAGGACGCCGCCGCGGAGGCGATCACCCCCGAGCACGTCCGACGGGCGAAGGGCTCGCTGCTCCCGACCCTCGCCGAAACGCATCTCGAGGCGCTGAGCACGAACCAGCTCAGCGTGCTGCTCGCGCTCAGCCGGTCGTTGAAGCGCCGCGGCGCCGCGGTCGCCAGCCAGAAGCTCCGGGCGACCCACGCCGCGCTCGTCGAGGAGCTGGGCGCGCCGACGATGAGCCGGACCACGTTCTGGCGGACCCTGAAGGAGCTCGAGCGCGAGGGCCTCGTGACGCTCGACGCCGGCGATTCCGGCGAGTCGAGCCAGGTCGGCATGGACGAGCTGCCCGCCAGCCTGTTGACCACGCTCCTCGAGGAGCGGACCGGCGGCGCCCGGTCGCGCAAACGCTAAACCGCGAGCCCCTGTCGGCGGGCGGTGGCGACGGTTTCGCTCGCGGCATCGCCGATCCGGCCGGCGCACGGCCTGCCCGCGTGGATCCGCACACGGCCCCCCCACGGCGACCGCTACCCCGAGGTCCGGGAGATCCTCGCGCGCGAGCGGCTGGGGACCGTCTGCCGCGAGGCGCGATGTCCGAACCTAGCGGAATGCTGGTCGTCCGGCACGGCCACGCTGATGTTGCTCGGCACCGACTGCACGCGGCGCTGCGGCTTCTGTGCCGTCACGACGCGCTGGCCGCGGGGGCTCGTCGACCCCAGCGAGCCCGAACGGGTGGCGGCGGCCGTACACGACTGGGGCCTGCGGTACGTCGTTCTCACGCAGGTCTGCCGCGACGATCTTGAGGACGGCGGCGCTCGGGTCCTCGCGGACACGGTACGCGCGCTGCGCCGCACCTCCCCCGGCGTCCGCGTCGAGCTGCTGATCGGCGACCTCGGCGGCAGCGAGCGCTCGCTCGAGAGCCTCGTCGTCGACCCGCCGGACGTGCTCGCCCACAACCTCGAAACGGTCCGATCGCTCAGCTCCCGGGTCCGGGACCGGCGGGCCGGCTACGAGCGCTCGCTCGAGGTGCTCGCGCGGGTCCGCGAGCTCGGCCCGCCCGGGCTCGTGACGAAGAGCTCGATCATGCTCGGCCTCGGCGAGGGGCGGCCGGAGCTCCAGCAGGCGTTCGTCGACCTGCGGCGGGCCGACGTCGATCTGCTCACGCTCGGCCAGTACCTGCGGCCGAGCGCGGCCCACCTACCGGTCGCGCGGTACGTCCCGCCGGAGGAGTTCGCCCAGCTCCGGAGGGAGGCGCTCGACGTGGGCTTCGCCGGCGTCGAGGCCGGCCCGATGGTCCGCAGCTCCTACCACGCCGAGGAGCTCTTCTGGGACGGACGGCGCCGCCGAGGGGGTTAGGCGATGGCGAAGAAGGCCCGGCGCAAGCTCGAGGAAGAGGAGGAGGAGGCGTTCGAGTTCCCGGTGTTCGACGAGGCCGCGTTCGCGAGGAAGGAGTTCGAGCTCGGTACCGGGTTGATCCTCGCAGGCCTCCTGACGGTGATCCTCGGGGTGCTCGGCTGGATCCTGACCGCGAGCGGCCTGCCCTGGTTCGCGCCGCTCGTCGTCGGCCTCGCCGTGATCGCGGCCAGCCCGTTCCTGATCGGCCGGCTGCGCACCCTGTCGAGCCAGTTCACCAAGGGCGACTGGGCCGGCCTGATCGTGCTCGAGTTCTTCGGCTTCCTCGCGCTCTGGTTCCTGCTGCTCAACATCGCGCCGCGGGCGATCTAGTCCGGGACGAGCCAGGGCAGGCGCTTATCCAATAGCTCCCGCAGGGCCGCCTCGAGCGCGGGGGAGTCCGGCGCCCCGGCGAGCGGGTGGACCTCGACGCGCGACGGGTCGCTGGGCGTGAGGTCTCGGCCGAGCGACAGCCGCGGGAGGATCGCGCGGATCACGGTCTCGACCTCCCGGTCCGCCCGCAGCGTCTCGACGCCGAGGCTACCATCGGCGCGCACGAACGGTCCCTGCACCACCGGCGCCTCCGGTCGAGTCCACTTCTCGAGGAAGTGGCCGACCCGGTCCAGCCCCGGCGGCGGTCCTTCCTGGTGGCGCACCGCCGAGCGGCGGGCGTGGGCTACCTCGAGCACGACGAGGACGTGCTCGGGTCCGACGACGCTGGAGGAGCCGAGGACCTCGAAGCCGCTCCGAGCGATCTCCTGGACGATCGCGCGCTCGGCCTTGCGGACCTGCGGGTAGAGCGTATCGTCGACGAGGTCGGGGCGGGGCAGGCGCACGACGCTCGCGTGGCTCGCCCGCGCCTCGAGCCGACGGAGGGCCTCGGCGCGGCGCAGCGGAGGGGGGGACTGGGGCGAGAAGAACGCCTCGCTCGGCGCCGCGAGGTAGGCGGACGCGGCGAGCACCACGAGGGCGAGGTTGCGGCGGGCGAGCGCGCTCGCCACGTTGCGATTCGGGTCGACCGGATCGGCGAGGATCAGCGCCACGTCGGCGGGCAGCCGCGGGGGCCGGGGGCCGC
It encodes the following:
- a CDS encoding AAA family ATPase, coding for MSPPASLFLAEETLDPSFLPARLPHRETERALLDRRFRASLAKGLAYHALVTGGVGSGKTALVRRVAADLEKAGRLADLPVRSVYINCWRRASDRTVMLDLLRSVHVSLPDRGYSLSEMIDVFEQGLRRSPQHLVVLLDEAASLVRQETRLVYLLSRSREVELGSISLVLVAVEDLFPYLDAPSRSSFGVTHRLALAPYDRTALTDILEERARLALRPGRVEREVLDQVARIAAPNGDARFALEILAGAAHAAEDAAAEAITPEHVRRAKGSLLPTLAETHLEALSTNQLSVLLALSRSLKRRGAAVASQKLRATHAALVEELGAPTMSRTTFWRTLKELEREGLVTLDAGDSGESSQVGMDELPASLLTTLLEERTGGARSRKR
- the lipA gene encoding lipoyl synthase, translated to MATVSLAASPIRPAHGLPAWIRTRPPHGDRYPEVREILARERLGTVCREARCPNLAECWSSGTATLMLLGTDCTRRCGFCAVTTRWPRGLVDPSEPERVAAAVHDWGLRYVVLTQVCRDDLEDGGARVLADTVRALRRTSPGVRVELLIGDLGGSERSLESLVVDPPDVLAHNLETVRSLSSRVRDRRAGYERSLEVLARVRELGPPGLVTKSSIMLGLGEGRPELQQAFVDLRRADVDLLTLGQYLRPSAAHLPVARYVPPEEFAQLRREALDVGFAGVEAGPMVRSSYHAEELFWDGRRRRGG
- the cca gene encoding CCA tRNA nucleotidyltransferase yields the protein MAGGASAPSAAPGAEAIERRVAERIAPAPELLERVARVRADLVRRVEAAARERGSPLVRALVAGSAARGTFLADRLDLDLFLLFPPELSRDRLREEGLALGRAVLSRPETRYAEHPYLRGEFEGFRVDAVPGFAVSDPSRPLSPVDRTPFHQAYLAERETAELVSQVRLAKEFLRSLGVYGSEAKTEGFSGYLVELLVLRFGSMRRLLEAARLWRLPVDLTDGGPRPPRLPADVALILADPVDPNRNVASALARRNLALVVLAASAYLAAPSEAFFSPQSPPPLRRAEALRRLEARASHASVVRLPRPDLVDDTLYPQVRKAERAIVQEIARSGFEVLGSSSVVGPEHVLVVLEVAHARRSAVRHQEGPPPGLDRVGHFLEKWTRPEAPVVQGPFVRADGSLGVETLRADREVETVIRAILPRLSLGRDLTPSDPSRVEVHPLAGAPDSPALEAALRELLDKRLPWLVPD